The sequence ACAATAGTTGTTTTTCACTATCTCATAAAGTTCCATTCATCATTTTCATAGCGACTTTTGGCAATGTCCATGACAGCATTCATTTCATCTGCTGTTAATTGATACGGTTCAAGGTTAATATTCAGGCCTTCTTCAAAGCCAACCTTAAAAGCTCGTTTCGCCTCTTCAAGAGTTACTCTTTTCGGACTGATTTCATTAATCGCAACTGCTTTATTCTTAAACGATCGTTGCATACGCTCTTTCACACGGTCATTCGGAAATTTAAATAAGCTGAACAGCTTATCTTCATCCACGTCAATTAATATAGAACCATGTTGAAGGATAACACCTTTCTGTCTTGTTTGTGCACTGCCAGCCACTTTTCTACCCTCAACAACAAGTTCATACCAACTTGGAGCATCAAAACAAACTGCAGAATGTGGACTTTTCAAAGCATCTCGGTCTGCATCTGTTGTAGGAACAGCAAAATAGGCTTCTAAACCAAGTTGGTGAAATCCTTTTAGAATTCCTTCTGAAATGACACGATAGGCCTCGGTTACCGTTTTTGGCATTTCCGGGTGTGATTCAGAAACAATAACACTATAAGTAAGCTCATGTTCATGAAGAACAGCCCTGCCGCCTGTAGGTCGTCGCACAAAACCAATATTTTTCTCTCTAACGGCGTCCATATTAATTTCTTTTTCTACCCTTTGGAAATAGCCAATTGAAAGAGTTGCCGGATTCCATCCATAAAAACGAATGACTGGAGGAAATTTACCTTGGCTGTTCCATTCTAGCAATGCCTCATCTAATGCCATATTAAACGCTGGTGAGCCATTACCAGAATCGATAAACCTCCATGTTTCTTTCTCCATTTAACCACCCTATTCTTTCTTAATTCAACCATATAAGTCTAACAAAATAATAGTAAAAAACAAAGTATGTTTTCTTACTAAAGTTTTTTAATCATCTCTCTTTACTCATCGTACAAATGAAAGATATAATAATGAATAGCGTACTTTAGCTTAGAAAGGAGCAATTATTGTTGGAATACATTCTATTAATCCTGATTGGGGTAACGGTGATTTATCTTTTATTTAACATCCTCCAACAACGACGGATTTTAAAAACCTTAACGGAAGAAGAGTTTCGTGGTGGATATCGAAAAGCACAGTTAATTGATGTTCGAGAACCAAACGAATTTGAAAATGGACATATCCTCGGTGCTAGAAATATCCCACTTTCCCAATTGAAAATGCGACTTCAAGAAATTCGTCCAGACAAGCCTGTATACTTATATTGCCAAAACGGTCAAAGAACAGGACGCGCCGCTCAAATCCTTTACAAAAAAGGCTATAAAGATCTTTCACAATTAAAAGGCGGCTTTAAAAAGTGGTCGGGAAAAATTAAAACAAAGCAAAAGAATTATTGAAAAAAGCTGACTCATTGAAGTCAGCTTTTTTATTTATGTTAGTTTAAGCGTTTGTCCCTAATAAAAACATTCCTTTTCGGTCATACTAAGCCATAATTAAAATTTCGGCATTATTCCTAGCTAATATTAACCCAGTTTAACAGTATAATTAACTTTTGAGAGGTGGAAGTAATGACGGTACAAATACAATTTGATCACTCGTGGCAAGAGGAATTACTGACCCGGATTGATCAGGATGGACCATGGGGCAATTGGGAATTATTTAATTTAGCTGTTGAAGTGGAGAAACATACCGTCATTCCTGAGTTCGAAGGCTTGCTGGCACCTAAACATTTATCCCACTTAACTCCACTGCCTCACCAACTCGAAGTCGCTAAGCAAGTTGTTGAAAATATGAACGGAAAAGCGATCTTGGCGGATGAAGTGGGACTTGGGAAAACAATTGAAGCTGGTTTAATTCTAAAAGAGTACATGATTCGCGGCCTCGTCAAAAAAGTCCTAATTCTTGTTCCCGCTTCACTCGTTACCCAATGGGCATCTGAACTTAATTCGAAGTTTTTTATTCCTGCGGTTACACAACGAAAAAGCTATGTATGGGATCAATGTGACATTGTAATATCTTCCATTGACACAGCGAAACGATCTCCACATAAAGAAATAATTTACGAACAGAACTATGACCTCATTATTATCGATGAGGCTCACAAGCTCAAAAATAATAAAACGAAAAACTATGAGTTTGTCCAAAACTTAAAAAAGAAATTTTGTCTTTTATTAACCGCTACTCCCATTCAAAATCGAATCAGTGAGATTTTTAACTTAGTTTCTCTATTAAAGCCAGGGCATCTTGGAAGTGAATCGGACTTTTATAATAAATATAAAAAGGATTCTCGCTCCCTTGATGATCATGAGCATCTAAAAGAACTGGTAAATAAAGTTATGATCCGTAACCGTCGTGCGGATACTGGGATCGAATGGACAAAACGGATTGTTGAGACGGTTAGCATTGAATTTTCTGAGACTGAAAGAAACTTATATGAAGCGGTCTCAACTTTCGGGCAAAATGAGTTAATGAGTAAAAGTCAATTTTCGGTTATGACCCTACAAAGAGAGGCTTGTAGCAGCCGAGAATCTGTATATTATACGCTCAAAAACATGCTTCAAAAGGCTGAAAATCCGACAAATGGCTTTCAAGAGCAAATCGAGCATTTAATGTCTCTTGTGGAAGCAGTGGATAAGAATTCTAAAGCTGAGAAAGCTTTAGAGTTAATTAAGGAAATTGATGACAAGGTAATTATTTTCACCGAATACCGGGCTACCCAATTTTATTTACAATGGTTCTTAAAACAAAATGGCATTACATCTGTACCGTTCCGCGGTGGCTTTAAGCGTGGCAAAAAAGATTGGATGAGAGAGCTCTTCAAAAACAACGCACAAGTCTTGATCGCCACAGAGGCTGGCGGGGAAGGAATAAACTTGCAGTTTTGTAACCATATCATTAATTACGATTTACCATGGAACCCAATGAGGCTCGAGCAAAGAATCGGACGGATTCACAGGCTTGGCCAAGAAAAGGACGTAAAGATTTATAATTTTGCCGTTAAAGGAACGGTTGAAGATCATGTAATGAAATTATTATATGAAAAAATTCACTTATTTGAAAAAGTAGTTGGCGAGCTTGATGACATTTTAACAAAATTAGAGTTTGGAAATTTCGAAGACCACTTAATCGATATATTTAACCATTCTTCCTCAGAAGGTGAAATGAAAATAAAAATGGATAACCTTACATCGATGATCCAATTCGCTCAAGAGGTGAAAGGGGAAAGTCAACATGCAGCAGCAGGAAATTCATAACTTATTAGAGCGTTATTTTTTAGCAAATGATTGTGAGATTCTTACAAACAAACCTGGCTATATGGACATTCAATTAACCATTGATCTAGATAAAGAATTAATGAATCGTCCCTTTTATTGGCATTATCTAGAAAAAACAGGGGGAGTCCCAAATCCCATGAAACTCTCCCTTATTACTGATCCAAATGAAGCTCCTGAGGGGATTAAAGGGGAGAATATCCATTTTGGATCACCAAGGCTTCACCAAATTTTTGAGTCAACCAAAAAGCTGGCAGGCTATATCCGCTTGTATGAAAAATCAGCTTCTGTTCAAAAGCAGACTCCATTAAAACCTTGGATTGGTTTGAACTTAAAAGTTTCCTATCAATGCGACCGAAAGAAAGATGTTTTCCATTCCATTGGGCTGAATTTAATTAACGGACAATTTGTTGAGAATTTTCATGATAACTTATTACAACTCGAACTAACCCCAAAAATTCCAGATTATTCCTTTACCTTATCACCTTTAATCATGCCAAAAAGTGGTTTAAGGCGAATTGAGAATTATTTAACAACAAAAATACATCAAGAGGACCATTCTTGGGCAGAAGAAGCGAAAAAGCGCTGGCAAAAAGATTTAAATTTGCTGGAACATTTTTATAAAGATTCTGAAGAAATAGGGGAAAGTTACGAAATTGAGAAGCAAGCATTAAGAGATCAATATGAACCGAAAATTATCATTTCAATTATTAATGGAGGTTTATTTTATTTGATAAAGTGAAACTTACATCAGGGGGGTTTTCCTTTATCCCCTACTGTTGCTTAATTGAGGTCAACAGCATGCTGGTCACACAGATGTTGCCTTAGGTGTACTTAGTCTGTGTTCAACTTCCCGAGCTTTACGGCAGTTAATCCCCTAACTAGCCCTCTATTATTGTACTCAGAATATGAGTCGAGGGGCTTACTACCCGTTAAGCCTGATAAATTAAACGAAAAGGGCTGCTCATGTTTTGGCAGCCCTCTCCTGTTTCTCTTCTCTCTTCTCCTTAAATTTCAACATTAAAGCATAAGGAACAATCCCAAACCATCTGTACAGAAAATCAGCTTTGCGATCCCTTTTTTCCTGACGCAGCTTTTTACGCTCATCTTTTGGTTGATCGATATACTGAACAACCGTTTGAGTAAGATATTTAACATAATCATTTGTTTTCATTTGGACATACCCCCGACCAATCTTTATAAATAACCATTAAAAGTATGTCCTAATTATTCCCTCTCTAATACATAACTTATGACCATTAATTGACTTCAAACCAGTTAATAATCTTATTTAGATTTCGATTATAAATAGCAACCCCTTTAAAAACGGCATCATTCCCTTCCAACTTTATAGTAATATTTATGTCTAATAATTCTTCTGTCTGTTCAATCATTTGATATTCGACTACACCATTTTTAAACTCAAAAGTACCATTGTTCTCAACTTTATCATCGACAGATAAATAAGAATTTAATTGCTCCATTGCACTTAACAAATAATAATCTTGTTTTAAAATCATTTCTGTTTCCTGAAACATCCTTTTTTCTGCAAGAAAATGTTCGACTCTCATCACCAAAACGGTAGACAAAAGAATAATTAGACAAAGTGTTATGGGGTATGTAAAGCCATTCTGATTGCGGAGCATTTATACACCCTCACTAATTAAGGTACGGATGATGGTCGAGTTATTTTGTTGATAGTTATCACGAACTGAAATTTGCACTCCCCTAACCGTCTCCTCAAACTTAACACTGTTGATATTTTGGAGCATAATCTCATGGCCCATGGAACCTACTCTTCTTCGAATATTCGTGCCATACCTCTCATAGCTAATCTCTTGTCCACCTTTCAGTAAAATCAATTGATTGTTATTGACATAAACGTGTTCACTCATTCTAATTTCCTTTTTAGTTTGTGAAATAAACACCTGCCATTCCATCTTTTGTAAACTTTTGTCAATTATTTCATTTTTATAAATCATATTTATACCTAAAGGAATAAAACTAGCAATGATTAAAAAAATCGAGAAGGCCATTAACATTTCAACGAATGTAAACCCTTGATTATTGAATAGTTTCTGTAAATTGTACAGTTTCGCCAAATACGTTTTCATAGCGTATGGATACCTCGCTTTTTAACTCATCCTTTTCATCGTCCCAAGTGATATCGTATTCTTTACTATTTTTTGTTACACTAAAGTTCGTTCTTTCAGGTTTTTCAATAACTACTTTTTGCACATACTCGTATAAAAAGTGATTAGCCTCAGATTTCTCTTGAATTTCAACAGTTTGTTTAGTTAGACTGATCATCATCGGAACTAAAATACTCGCTACTAATATCCATCCCGAAAGGCTAATTAACAGTTCAGACAAATAATAACCTTCATTCCTTGACAACATAAAACCTACCCGCTCCAATTTGAAAAACCACCTTGTATTTTACTTTTCCAACGACAAAGAAAAAAGTTCCAAATCCTGATACCCCTCCATCGGGCAAAATCTCAAATGTGACGCTGTTTCTTTTTCCTAAAGATCCCTTTTCTATTTTGATGCTATCCGGAATTGGCCGGTCGATAATAAATTTATTTGTATTTTTTTCTTTTACAAAATAATTTTCATTCGATTGTATATGAAAAAATAATAGTGATTGATTAGAAATGGCATATTGTTGGGCATAAAGAATGTCAGATGTAAATGTCGATATAAACCGTTCTTTTTCGACAAATTGATAATGAGGTTTGATTAAGAAGAAAGAGAGCGAAACCAGCAACACAAAAATACATAATACAATCAAGCTTTCGATCAAGGTAAAACCAGCCTGATTATTTCTCATTTTAACTCAACAGTTCCATCTGCTAAGATTACAATTGCTTTACCAGTAGGACATTCAGTGCTAGTAATATAACCATCACTAAGCTGGGCTACTGTAGGGATTT is a genomic window of Niallia sp. XMNu-256 containing:
- a CDS encoding SNF2-related protein; this encodes MTVQIQFDHSWQEELLTRIDQDGPWGNWELFNLAVEVEKHTVIPEFEGLLAPKHLSHLTPLPHQLEVAKQVVENMNGKAILADEVGLGKTIEAGLILKEYMIRGLVKKVLILVPASLVTQWASELNSKFFIPAVTQRKSYVWDQCDIVISSIDTAKRSPHKEIIYEQNYDLIIIDEAHKLKNNKTKNYEFVQNLKKKFCLLLTATPIQNRISEIFNLVSLLKPGHLGSESDFYNKYKKDSRSLDDHEHLKELVNKVMIRNRRADTGIEWTKRIVETVSIEFSETERNLYEAVSTFGQNELMSKSQFSVMTLQREACSSRESVYYTLKNMLQKAENPTNGFQEQIEHLMSLVEAVDKNSKAEKALELIKEIDDKVIIFTEYRATQFYLQWFLKQNGITSVPFRGGFKRGKKDWMRELFKNNAQVLIATEAGGEGINLQFCNHIINYDLPWNPMRLEQRIGRIHRLGQEKDVKIYNFAVKGTVEDHVMKLLYEKIHLFEKVVGELDDILTKLEFGNFEDHLIDIFNHSSSEGEMKIKMDNLTSMIQFAQEVKGESQHAAAGNS
- a CDS encoding biotin/lipoate A/B protein ligase family protein yields the protein MEKETWRFIDSGNGSPAFNMALDEALLEWNSQGKFPPVIRFYGWNPATLSIGYFQRVEKEINMDAVREKNIGFVRRPTGGRAVLHEHELTYSVIVSESHPEMPKTVTEAYRVISEGILKGFHQLGLEAYFAVPTTDADRDALKSPHSAVCFDAPSWYELVVEGRKVAGSAQTRQKGVILQHGSILIDVDEDKLFSLFKFPNDRVKERMQRSFKNKAVAINEISPKRVTLEEAKRAFKVGFEEGLNINLEPYQLTADEMNAVMDIAKSRYENDEWNFMR
- a CDS encoding YqzE family protein, whose amino-acid sequence is MKTNDYVKYLTQTVVQYIDQPKDERKKLRQEKRDRKADFLYRWFGIVPYALMLKFKEKREEKQERAAKT
- a CDS encoding rhodanese-like domain-containing protein translates to MLEYILLILIGVTVIYLLFNILQQRRILKTLTEEEFRGGYRKAQLIDVREPNEFENGHILGARNIPLSQLKMRLQEIRPDKPVYLYCQNGQRTGRAAQILYKKGYKDLSQLKGGFKKWSGKIKTKQKNY
- the comGF gene encoding competence type IV pilus minor pilin ComGF; this encodes MKTYLAKLYNLQKLFNNQGFTFVEMLMAFSIFLIIASFIPLGINMIYKNEIIDKSLQKMEWQVFISQTKKEIRMSEHVYVNNNQLILLKGGQEISYERYGTNIRRRVGSMGHEIMLQNINSVKFEETVRGVQISVRDNYQQNNSTIIRTLISEGV
- a CDS encoding YqhG family protein, which gives rise to MQQQEIHNLLERYFLANDCEILTNKPGYMDIQLTIDLDKELMNRPFYWHYLEKTGGVPNPMKLSLITDPNEAPEGIKGENIHFGSPRLHQIFESTKKLAGYIRLYEKSASVQKQTPLKPWIGLNLKVSYQCDRKKDVFHSIGLNLINGQFVENFHDNLLQLELTPKIPDYSFTLSPLIMPKSGLRRIENYLTTKIHQEDHSWAEEAKKRWQKDLNLLEHFYKDSEEIGESYEIEKQALRDQYEPKIIISIINGGLFYLIK
- the comGD gene encoding competence type IV pilus minor pilin ComGD — protein: MRNNQAGFTLIESLIVLCIFVLLVSLSFFLIKPHYQFVEKERFISTFTSDILYAQQYAISNQSLLFFHIQSNENYFVKEKNTNKFIIDRPIPDSIKIEKGSLGKRNSVTFEILPDGGVSGFGTFFFVVGKVKYKVVFQIGAGRFYVVKE
- the comGG gene encoding competence type IV pilus minor pilin ComGG, which gives rise to MRVEHFLAEKRMFQETEMILKQDYYLLSAMEQLNSYLSVDDKVENNGTFEFKNGVVEYQMIEQTEELLDINITIKLEGNDAVFKGVAIYNRNLNKIINWFEVN